Proteins encoded together in one Pseudomonadota bacterium window:
- a CDS encoding FmdE family protein → MDTDNLDLEICLEEAKAFHGDFCAGIAIGTRMSILGLKAIGIDDPKGKDRKDIIVFAETDRCVTDAILATTGCHPGKRTMKIFDYGKMAATFVNLKTGKAVRVFLKNKDGNRKVTREELEKSSDPNAYVTMPEEDLFNIVQVSVDLKPEDMPGKPLQIVTCSSCGERIMDKREVYRDGSILCRPCAEDKRYYTLINQGQ, encoded by the coding sequence ATGGATACAGACAATCTTGATTTGGAAATATGCCTTGAAGAGGCAAAGGCGTTTCATGGCGATTTTTGCGCAGGGATTGCAATCGGTACAAGAATGTCAATTCTCGGGCTCAAAGCAATAGGTATAGACGACCCAAAAGGGAAAGACAGAAAGGATATTATTGTGTTTGCCGAAACAGACAGGTGTGTGACGGATGCAATCCTGGCGACAACCGGCTGCCATCCGGGCAAACGGACTATGAAGATATTTGATTACGGCAAGATGGCTGCTACATTTGTAAATCTGAAGACAGGCAAAGCGGTTCGGGTTTTCTTGAAAAATAAAGACGGCAATAGGAAGGTTACACGCGAAGAGCTTGAAAAATCGTCTGATCCAAATGCCTACGTAACGATGCCGGAAGAAGATCTTTTTAACATCGTTCAAGTATCTGTAGATCTGAAACCGGAGGATATGCCGGGCAAACCTCTCCAGATTGTGACCTGTTCCTCCTGCGGAGAGCGTATTATGGACAAGAGGGAAGTATACAGAGACGGCAGTATTTTATGCAGACCCTGTGCAGAGGATAAACGTTACTATACATTAATTAACCAAGGTCAGTGA